A genomic region of Metopolophium dirhodum isolate CAU chromosome 1, ASM1992520v1, whole genome shotgun sequence contains the following coding sequences:
- the LOC132933345 gene encoding uncharacterized protein LOC132933345: MDQEQAVGKSPVKKNPSGKRVDSGKRQIIINAYKSKMNSDPTKSLRIIRQELSKELGIGATTISTTITEYNNTKKVIFPCKKRVKTSFRDTFEEFERNVVRRHIHSFWFKREIPTVDKIFQAVSDDDSLPIISRTNHFRLLKEMDFKYSKRSRNSALTEKTEIVCWRRRFLEQLREYRNEGRHLYYLDETWVNAGECTSKTWIDTTVKSPRDAFLQGLSTGAVNPSGKGKRLIVLNIGSEDDFVPGALLCFESKKNTRDYHDEINGETFYEWMEGVLPRLKDNCVIIMDNASYHSVKLDKAPTSQTRKGDIMKWLEDKGEVIDRPMCIPQLFEIVKRIKPQHQKYVIDELAKKNNRNILRLPPYHCELNPIELAWSSVKNYVRMNNKTYKLHDVKNLLIEGVERVDAGMWKNFISHTKKEEDKFWEIDFVIDDVLSAELESVTLTTGDTSSDDSLGTESD, translated from the exons atgGACCAAGAACAAGCTGTAGGCAAGTctccagtaaaaaaaaatccatcagGAAAA CGAGTAGATTCTGGCAAGAgacaaattataatcaatgcgTACAAGTCAAAAATGAATTCCGATCCAACAAAGTCTTTAAGAATTATCCGGCAAGAACTTTCTAAAGAATTGGGCATTGGAGCAACGACAATTTCGACCACAATTACAGAATACAACAACactaaaaaagtaatatttccTTGCAAAAAACGTGTTAAGACATCCTTCCGCGATACATTTGAAGAGTTTGAGAGAAATGTGGTTCGTAGGCATATCCATAGTTTCTGGTTCAAACGTGAAATTCCTACGGTCGACAAAATATTTCAAGCAGTTTCCGATGACGACTCTTTACCTATTATTTCGAGGACAAATCATTTTAGGCTTTTGAAAGAAATGGATTTTAAGTATAGCAAACGTAGTCGAAACAGTGCACTGACTGAAAAAACCGAAATTGTGTGTTGGCGTAGACGGTTTCTTGAACAATTGCGTGAATACCGAAATGAGGGTCGACATTTATATTACCTGGACGAGACCTGGGTTAATGCTGGTGAATGTACCAGCAAAACATGGATCGATACTACAGTTAAATCACCCCGAGACGCATTCCTACAAGGCCTGTCAACTGGTGCCGTAAATCCTTCAGGAAAAGGTAAACGCCTTATTGTCCTGAATATCGGTTCGGAAGATGACTTTGTCCCCGGCGCATTGTTGTGCTTCGAATCGAAAAAGAACACTAGAGATTACCATGACGAAATTAATGGGGAGACATTTTACGAATGGATGGAGGGTGTACTGCCTCGTTTAAAAGATAACTGTGTGATAATCATGGACAATGCGTCATATCATTCTGTGAAGCTAGATAAAGCACCTACGTCGCAAACCAGGAAAGGTGATATTATGAAATGGTTGGAGGATAAAGGTGAGGTTATAGACAGACCTATGTGTATACCACAACTTTTTGAAATTGTGAAAAGGATCAAGCCACAGCACCAGAAATACGTAATTGACGAattggcaaaaaaaaataaccgtaatATACTAAGACTACCTCCATACCACTGTGAGCTCAATCCAATAGAGTTGGCTTGGTCATCCGTTAAAAATTACGTACGGATGAACAATAAGACCTATAAATTACACGatgtaaaaaatttattaattgagGGCGTCGAACGCGTGGATGCAGGCATGTGGAAGAATTTTATTAGTCACACGAAGAAAGAAGAGGATAAATTTTGGGAAATCGACTTCGTCATAGATGACGTATTGTCTGCAGAGTTGGAGTCAGTAACTTTGACAACCGGAGATACATCATCAGACGACTCCCTCGGCACTGAATctgactaa